From one uncultured Paludibacter sp. genomic stretch:
- a CDS encoding Methyltransferase type 12, whose amino-acid sequence MTKTDNFAEKAAAWDEDPKKIAMTNRYVKEVLKFVDFQPDWKVLEIGAGTGLVGLQILPKVKSVVFEDTSEAMLNILKQKLTPEENKKTEIFHGEVTDYKENNIDVVISAMAFHHIEDIDALLKHIHSIVKPNGIVAIADVRTEDGSFHHFQPXPHKGFDTDALSXQFFSAGFSVKSVHTYNILQRERAPGIISEXEQFLLIAKKES is encoded by the coding sequence ATGACAAAAACAGATAATTTTGCAGAAAAAGCTGCGGCTTGGGACGAAGACCCCAAAAAAATAGCGATGACAAATCGTTATGTGAAAGAAGTATTGAAGTTCGTAGATTTTCAACCCGACTGGAAAGTGCTGGAAATTGGAGCAGGTACGGGATTAGTAGGTTTACAGATTTTACCAAAAGTGAAATCGGTTGTTTTTGAAGATACGTCGGAAGCGATGCTGAATATACTGAAACAAAAATTGACTCCGGAGGAAAACAAAAAAACAGAAATTTTTCACGGCGAAGTAACAGATTACAAGGAAAACAATATTGATGTGGTGATTTCTGCTATGGCTTTTCATCATATTGAAGATATTGACGCTTTATTGAAACATATTCATTCCATTGTAAAACCAAACGGAATTGTCGCAATTGCCGATGTCCGTACTGAAGACGGTTCTTTTCATCATTTTCAGCCCATNCCGCACAAAGGATTTGACACCGATGCACTTTCNTTNCAGTTTTTTTCTGCAGGTTTCTCTGTNAAAAGTGTTCATACATATAATATTTTGCAGAGAGAACGAGCGCCCGGAATAATTTCGGAATANGAACAATTTTTATTAATCGCCAAAAAAGAAAGTTAA
- a CDS encoding conserved hypothetical protein (Evidence 4 : Unknown function but conserved in other organisms), with product MKALVEKIQGQIAAFSENAALQVEKGNKAAGARARKASLELEKSLKEFRKVSIDASK from the coding sequence ATGAAAGCATTAGTAGAAAAAATTCAAGGTCAAATCGCTGCTTTCTCTGAAAATGCAGCTCTTCAAGTAGAAAAAGGTAATAAAGCAGCAGGCGCACGTGCACGCAAAGCTTCTTTGGAATTGGAAAAATCTTTGAAAGAATTCCGTAAAGTATCTATCGACGCTTCTAAATAA
- a CDS encoding conserved hypothetical protein (Evidence 4 : Unknown function but conserved in other organisms): protein MRKPNYSTLIFIAISVILAVLLIKNKIAEKHSEYDSSTVLNRIVNVQELSLVKYNYAGVIGFKDYMKIMNIQVPLTEKFFLLKYNGYIKAGVDLKDAXVKTNGESVKVTLPKPKIMDTVIDEKSIRVXDESMNPXNPVSIIDYNKAIVKEKETMVKDAVNQGILKNASDQAHLIISGILQEMGFKXXEXKEVQTIILPERK from the coding sequence ATGCGTAAGCCCAATTACAGTACTCTTATTTTTATTGCCATCTCGGTAATTCTTGCCGTATTGCTGATAAAAAATAAAATTGCTGAGAAACACTCGGAATACGATTCGAGCACGGTTCTTAACCGCATTGTAAACGTACAGGAGCTTTCACTTGTAAAATATAATTATGCGGGAGTAATTGGTTTTAAAGATTACATGAAAATAATGAACATTCAAGTTCCGCTTACCGAAAAATTTTTCCTCTTAAAATACAACGGATACATTAAAGCAGGAGTTGATTTGAAAGATGCGGANGTGAAAACCAATGGCGAGAGCGTAAAAGTTACGCTTCCCAAACCCAAAATTATGGATACNGTGATTGACGAAAAATCCATCCGCGTGTANGATGAAAGCATGAATCCTTTNAATCCCGTTTCGATTATTGATTACAATAAAGCCATTGTAAAAGAAAAAGAAACAATGGTAAAAGACGCTGTCAATCAGGGCATTTTAAAGAATGCTTCAGACCAGGCGCATCTTATTATAAGCGGAATTTTACAAGAAATGGGATTTAAAAANATNGAAATNAAAGAAGTGCAAACAATTATACTGCCTGAAAGAAAATAA
- the kbl gene encoding glycine C-acetyltransferase (Evidence 2a : Function from experimental evidences in other organisms; PubMedId : 11318637, 3117785, 3287333; Product type e : enzyme) — translation MYQNFKSYLSTELQNIQEAGLYKNERVIISPQGAIIRVSDGKEVLNFCANNYLGLSNNQKLKDAAKNAIDTHGYGMSSVRFICGTGXLHKELETAIAKFFGTEXTILYAACXDANGGVFXPLLNEEDAIISDALNHASIIDGVRLCKAKRYRYANADMADLEEQLKKAQEQRFRLIVTDGVFSMDGNVAPLDKIYALAEKYNAMVMVDESHSAGVVGKTGRGVTELYXXKGKIEIITGTLGKAFGGAIGGFTTGKKEIIDMLRQRSRPYLFSNSIPPMVAAAGIKMFEMMDETNELQDKLHTNTEYFVKKMKAAGFDIKPTESAICAVMLYDAKLSQEVASKLLEEGIYVIGFYYPVVPQGQARIRVQISAAHEKEHLDKCIAAFTKVAKEFGAIK, via the coding sequence ATGTATCAAAACTTTAAATCTTATTTATCAACCGAACTTCAAAACATTCAAGAAGCCGGCTTATATAAAAATGAACGTGTAATTATTTCTCCACAAGGAGCTATTATACGTGTTTCAGATGGCAAAGAAGTGCTTAATTTTTGTGCCAACAACTATCTTGGACTTTCCAACAATCAAAAACTGAAAGACGCTGCCAAAAATGCTATTGACACACACGGTTACGGAATGTCTTCCGTGCGGTTTATTTGCGGTACAGGCGANTTACACAAAGAACTGGAAACAGCTATCGCCAAATTCTTTGGAACGGAAGANACNATTTTGTACGCTGCTTGTTTNGATGCAAACGGCGGNGTTTTCGANCCNTTATTAAACGAAGAAGACGCGATTATTTCCGATGCGTTGAATCACGCTTCCATTATCGACGGCGTTCGTCTTTGCAAAGCAAAACGTTATCGCTACGCCAATGCCGATATGGCTGATTTGGAAGAACAATTGAAAAAAGCACAGGAACAACGTTTTCGTTTAATCGTTACCGACGGCGTTTTTTCTATGGACGGAAATGTTGCGCCGCTCGATAAAATTTATGCATTGGCTGAAAAATACAATGCTATGGTAATGGTAGACGAAAGTCACTCGGCAGGCGTTGTGGGAAAAACAGGACGAGGCGTTACGGAATTATATNATNTGAAAGGAAAAATAGAAATTATTACCGGCACACTTGGAAAAGCCTTTGGAGGCGCAATTGGCGGTTTCACTACNGGGAAAAAAGAAATTATTGATATGCTTCGCCAGCGTTCGCGTCCTTATCTTTTCTCNAATTCCATTCCTCCAATGGTAGCGGCGGCAGGTATCAAAATGTTTGAAATGATGGACGAAACCAACGAATTACAAGATAAACTTCACACCAACACCGAATATTTTGTAAAAAAAATGAAAGCAGCCGGCTTCGACATCAAACCCACGGAATCTGCTATTTGTGCCGTGATGCTTTACGATGCAAAACTGTCGCAAGAAGTAGCTTCCAAATTATTAGAAGAAGGAATTTACGTTATCGGATTTTATTATCCGGTGGTTCCGCAAGGGCAAGCGCGCATACGCGTACAAATTTCCGCTGCTCACGAAAAAGAACATTTGGATAAATGTATCGCTGCTTTTACCAAAGTAGCGAAAGAATTTGGCGCTATAAAATAA
- the tdh gene encoding threonine 3-dehydrogenase, NAD(P)-binding (Evidence 2a : Function from experimental evidences in other organisms; PubMedId : 2007567, 2647748; Product type e : enzyme), which translates to MKALVKKYPEKGIWMEDIPVPHVGINDVLIKIKKTAICGTDLHIYKWDDWAQKTIKTPMTIGHEYVGVVVEKGRGVKNVKIGDRVTGEGHIACGHCRNCRRGKLHVCENTVGVGVDRDGAFAEYLSLPESNVVHLDDRIPDEIASIMDPFGNATHTALSFPVLGEDVLITGAGLIGTMAVAICKFAGARNIVVTDLSDYRLEIAKKMGATLTINPKKGETIEEAIKQLRMHGFDIGLEMSGSPAAFESMIENMYNGSKIALLGILPNSTQVDWNRXIFKALTLXGXYGREMWETWYQMXQMLIRGLDLTPVITHRFSVDDFQKGFDVMEXGECGKVILSWE; encoded by the coding sequence ATGAAAGCATTAGTAAAAAAATATCCTGAAAAAGGAATTTGGATGGAAGATATTCCTGTTCCGCACGTTGGAATAAACGATGTTTTGATAAAAATAAAGAAAACAGCTATTTGCGGAACGGATTTACATATTTATAAATGGGACGATTGGGCGCAAAAAACCATTAAAACGCCTATGACAATTGGTCACGAATATGTTGGCGTAGTTGTGGAAAAAGGACGAGGCGTAAAAAACGTAAAAATAGGTGATCGCGTTACAGGAGAAGGACATATTGCTTGCGGGCATTGCAGGAATTGCCGGAGAGGAAAATTGCACGTATGTGAAAATACCGTCGGCGTTGGCGTAGATCGCGACGGCGCTTTTGCGGAATATCTTTCACTACCAGAATCAAATGTTGTTCATCTTGACGATAGAATTCCGGATGAAATTGCATCCATTATGGATCCGTTTGGAAACGCGACACACACCGCTTTGTCTTTTCCCGTGCTTGGTGAAGACGTTTTGATAACCGGAGCGGGTTTAATAGGAACAATGGCAGTGGCAATTTGTAAATTTGCAGGAGCAAGAAATATTGTTGTTACCGATTTAAGCGATTACCGTTTGGAAATAGCAAAAAAAATGGGCGCCACACTCACCATCAATCCTAAAAAAGGCGAAACCATTGAAGAGGCGATAAAACAACTAAGAATGCACGGTTTTGATATCGGTTTGGAAATGTCCGGTTCGCCTGCTGCTTTTGAAAGTATGATAGAAAATATGTACAACGGTTCTAAAATTGCGTTATTGGGAATTTTACCCAACTCTACGCAAGTGGATTGGAACCGCATNATTTTCAAAGCATTAACACTGAANGGNATNTATGGACGCGAAATGTGGGAAACTTGGTATCAAATGGANCAAATGCTTATACGCGGNCTGGATTTAACTCCTGTTATTACTCACCGTTTCAGTGTTGACGATTTCCAAAAAGGATTTGATGTAATGGAAANTGGNGAATGCGGCAAAGTAATTTTAAGTTGGGAATGA
- a CDS encoding Glycosyl transferase family 2 has protein sequence MDIFTFYFSYFELGFLMLLLIAFGIQLYYYLCYFMGIICQKRRIKKGKVHFDESRPAVSVIICSRDEEENLRKYLPLFLSQDYPDYEVVVVDDGSYDNTEDYLAWMTTQHPNLKTSFVPKETKSISTKKLGLTIGIKAAKNDLLLFTDADCMPEGNKWITNMVRNFQAETEFVLGYGGYLKRKGFLNKLIKYDTLFIGIQYLGMAMARRPYMGVGRNMAYRKETFFNLKGFATTLNLMSGDDDLMVQRGANKTNTEVEISAESVTWSEPKKTFKQWYAQKERHLSVSGHYKSESKLRLAVEPVSRALFYASIILTAVFGNWISVAVAGFFFLVRWFLLQMVIINKSAKQLGEQRFYFTIPLFDIFLPLVTLYILIFEKKSXDRIKWK, from the coding sequence ATGGATATTTTTACTTTTTACTTTTCTTATTTTGAACTTGGATTTTTGATGTTGCTTTTGATTGCTTTTGGCATTCAATTGTATTATTATCTTTGTTATTTTATGGGAATTATCTGTCAAAAAAGAAGAATCAAAAAAGGAAAAGTGCATTTTGATGAATCGAGACCGGCAGTTTCTGTAATTATATGTTCCCGTGATGAAGAAGAAAATCTTCGAAAATATCTTCCTCTTTTCCTTTCTCAAGATTATCCCGATTATGAAGTAGTTGTAGTTGATGATGGTTCGTATGATAATACGGAGGATTATTTGGCATGGATGACAACTCAACATCCGAATTTGAAAACATCGTTTGTACCAAAAGAAACAAAAAGCATAAGTACAAAAAAACTGGGTTTAACCATCGGAATAAAAGCGGCTAAAAATGATTTACTTCTTTTTACCGATGCAGATTGTATGCCTGAAGGAAATAAGTGGATTACCAATATGGTGCGGAATTTCCAAGCCGAAACGGAATTTGTGTTGGGTTACGGCGGCTATTTGAAACGAAAAGGATTTCTGAACAAACTTATCAAATATGATACTCTTTTCATTGGCATTCAATATTTGGGAATGGCAATGGCACGACGTCCTTATATGGGTGTGGGACGAAATATGGCATACCGAAAAGAGACTTTCTTCAATTTGAAAGGATTTGCTACTACTCTGAATTTAATGTCGGGAGACGATGATTTAATGGTACAGCGTGGAGCAAACAAAACCAACACGGAAGTAGAAATATCAGCTGAAAGCGTAACGTGGAGCGAACCAAAGAAAACATTCAAACAATGGTATGCTCAAAAAGAAAGGCATTTGTCAGTTTCGGGACATTATAAAAGTGAAAGTAAATTACGATTGGCGGTGGAACCTGTAAGCAGGGCTTTATTTTATGCAAGCATTATTTTAACAGCTGTTTTTGGAAATTGGATAAGCGTTGCCGTTGCCGGATTTTTCTTTTTAGTGCGCTGGTTTTTATTGCAAATGGTTATCATCAATAAATCCGCTAAACAACTTGGCGAACAACGATTTTATTTTACCATTCCTTTGTTCGATATTTTTCTCCCTTTGGTAACGCTTTATATTCTTATTTTTGAAAAGAAAAGCAGNGATAGAATTAAATGGAAATAG
- the lysA gene encoding Diaminopimelate decarboxylase yields the protein MLCTLTENNLKDIEMIKGKFPVEKFNNIQTPFYYYDLDLLRKTLNEVNKFTIPNNYVVHYAMKANVNPSVLREIQKAGLGADCVSGGEVQAAINAGIPASKIVFAGVGKADWEINLALDNDIFCFNVESIQELEVINELASAKGKTAQIALRINPNVDAHTXHNITTGLNENKXGINMEDIDKVIGILPALXNIKLIGIHFHIGSQITXMTAFHNLCVRFEEIQETFANKNITFEHVNFGGGLGINYEHPNHFPIPEFENYFRTXXEHLGLRADQTLHFELGRSIVAQCGTMISKVXYVKESSAKKXVIVDAGFTDLIRPALYEAFHRIENLTSDESEEVYDVVGPICESSDVFIKDWKMNKTKRGDLIAFRSAGAYGEIMASQYNLRALPKAYTSDEI from the coding sequence ATGCTCTGCACTTTAACGGAGAATAATTTAAAAGATATAGAAATGATTAAAGGAAAATTTCCCGTAGAGAAATTCAATAATATACAAACGCCGTTTTATTATTACGATTTGGATTTGCTTCGTAAAACATTAAACGAAGTAAATAAATTTACCATACCAAATAATTACGTGGTACATTATGCTATGAAAGCGAATGTAAACCCTTCGGTGCTGAGAGAAATCCAGAAAGCAGGTTTGGGCGCGGATTGTGTAAGCGGAGGCGAAGTACAAGCAGCAATTAATGCGGGTATTCCGGCTTCGAAAATTGTGTTTGCAGGCGTGGGAAAAGCCGATTGGGAAATAAATTTGGCGTTGGACAACGATATTTTTTGTTTTAATGTGGAAAGTATTCAAGAGTTAGAAGTAATCAACGAACTTGCTTCCGCTAAAGGAAAAACAGCACAAATAGCGTTGCGCATCAATCCNAATGTGGATGCTCATACNCANCACAATATTACTACCGGATTGAATGAGAACAAATTNGGTATCAATATGGAAGATATTGATAAAGTGATTGGAATTTTGCCTGCTTTGAANAATATAAAACTGATTGGAATTCACTTCCACATTGGTTCTCAAATTACCGANATGACCGCTTTTCATAATTTGTGTGTNCGTTTCGAAGAAATTCAGGAAACTTTTGCAAATAAAAATATCACTTTTGAACATGTCAATTTTGGTGGCGGCTTGGGAATAAATTACGAACATCCCAACCATTTTCCAATTCCAGAATTTGAAAATTATTTCAGAACATANATNGAACATTTGGGACTTCGCGCCGATCAAACGCTTCATTTTGAATTAGGACGTTCCATTGTTGCGCAATGCGGTACAATGATATCTAAAGTGNTGTATGTAAAAGAAAGTTCGGCNAAGAAATTNGTAATTGTAGATGCCGGATTTACCGATTTAATCCGTCCCGCGCTATATGAAGCATTTCATCGTATTGAAAACCTCACTTCGGATGAATCTGAAGAAGTTTATGATGTTGTCGGACCAATTTGCGAATCATCTGATGTGTTTATTAAAGATTGGAAAATGAACAAAACCAAACGCGGCGATTTGATTGCTTTTCGTTCTGCCGGCGCTTATGGAGAAATTATGGCTTCACAATATAATTTGAGAGCATTACCAAAAGCGTACACTTCGGATGAAATATAA